The genomic stretch TCTCGGTACGCATCGGTACCGATGGAAAACGGTAGCGACTCCGCCTGGTTGAACCGCACGGTGTACCGTCCTGGTGTGCGGAGGGCGGTAAAATCGAGGCGATAATTGTGGGCGAAGGGACCCCACGCGCCGCAATCCGGGCCGATGTCCGCAGAATACTCGCCGACGTGGAATACGCCGGTAAGGGGCTCGTCGCTCGATAACAGCGCGATCTTGGGATCGTCGGGCAGGTACCCGATCTGGCTGGCCCGCAGCCAATACGCCCCCATGACCGGGGCAGTGAGGAAACCCGCGCACACAATCGCCACGACACTCAGGGTATAGAAGCTACAGTGCGCGGCGCGCTTCTGTGGGGCAGGATTACGTTCGCTGGTGGGCTTGGAACCGCGTGGGGACATGGCGTGTTCCTGGTACGGGCACACGTAGGGGCTTGTTCACGGCACGGTATCGCCCCGTCTGAACCGTGTCGAGTCCCATGGCCCCCCCGCCCTCCTGATTGCGGGCCTGGAGCGCGCCCCCCGGCGCACCCCAGACCGCCCTTCCACTTAGCGGCGCCGCAAGCCCAGCAGCCCCGCGAGTCCCAGCAATGCGAGCGTCGTCGGCTCCGGAATGGCCTGTACGGTCACATTGTCGAACCGCAACTCGAAGTTCGTGAAGCCGTAGAACCAGCCCGGCTCGAAAGTCGTGAAACGGATTTCGTCCACATTCGCCAGCACGCTGGCGAACGTGCGCCCCGGCGGCAAGATCGGTTCGAAAGTGTTCGGATCCTCGTCACCGGTGCCACCCCAGCCCGCCGGCAGCGTGGTCGCAGTCGGATCGGTGATGACAATCTCGAAATTCGTCCACTCGGAAGTGTTCGCCGCCGAAATCTCACCGAGGTTATACCACACGCTCACCCACGGGTAGTTGCTGCCCGGCGGGTTGTAGTGCACGAGTTCGACAATCAGGTTGCGTGGCACTTCCGTCCCGAAAAACGTGATCGAATCGACCTTCACATCGGCCGCGAGACGCACCGGCTGGCCGAACCGCGAGTAGTCACCGATCGTCGCAGGGTTGCTGTCGTTTCGCAGTGTGGCCCCGAAGGTGTCGACCATCGCCCAGCGCAGGTGCGCGCCTGGATTACCGCCACTCGGCTCGATGAAGTCACCGAGCACACCGTCATTCCCGAAGAACAAACCCCAACCCTCGTGCCCATCTTCAAAAGTCGTCACACTGGCCGGCGCCACCCCAACCACCAACCCCAGAACCACGGCTGCCAGAATTTGAAATCGACGCATCTGCCTCTCCTTCGCTGAAAGACTCCATTCCAGACGGTGTTCCGCGCGGCGGCCCGATGCCGGCGCTCGAACGAATTCTACCGCACTCAAGCGATGACCACTTGTGCTGAGCACATTCTGAGCATATGCTGAGATCATGTCAAGCGCTTCTTTTCCACGTGCCGCTTCCAGTCTCCGCGGCGCCGGGTACACTCCGGCCGGCGTCCCCGCCACGTTTCCCGTCGAACGCCCGCTTGACGATACCCAATTCGCCGCACTGGAGCAGGCCTTGCGCGCCCTGCACCGCGACCTGCGCGGGCTGCTGGCGACTCTACCAGTCGATGCCCAGTCCGCC from Phycisphaerales bacterium encodes the following:
- a CDS encoding PEP-CTERM sorting domain-containing protein — its product is MRRFQILAAVVLGLVVGVAPASVTTFEDGHEGWGLFFGNDGVLGDFIEPSGGNPGAHLRWAMVDTFGATLRNDSNPATIGDYSRFGQPVRLAADVKVDSITFFGTEVPRNLIVELVHYNPPGSNYPWVSVWYNLGEISAANTSEWTNFEIVITDPTATTLPAGWGGTGDEDPNTFEPILPPGRTFASVLANVDEIRFTTFEPGWFYGFTNFELRFDNVTVQAIPEPTTLALLGLAGLLGLRRR